In a genomic window of Acidilobus saccharovorans 345-15:
- a CDS encoding ribbon-helix-helix protein, CopG family has translation MKVLSFKLEDDLLELLEEYSRKRNIPKSEVIRRALRQYISADRDRPYVGKYIKIYT, from the coding sequence ATGAAGGTGCTCAGCTTCAAGCTCGAGGACGACCTCCTCGAGCTCCTTGAGGAGTACTCAAGGAAGAGGAACATACCCAAGTCCGAGGTCATAAGGAGGGCCCTGAGGCAGTACATAAGCGCGGACAGGGACAGGCCCTACGTGGGTAAGTACATAAAGATCTACACGTGA
- a CDS encoding phosphoenolpyruvate synthase (PEPS), which yields MMPLSDATRSGGVKAYRLRLLIDAGLRVPPGFVMSVSEVTPRAVEEACSSSGCSFPAAVRISPPEVGLAEFALSAIGLRVAEGPEDVPYLATWLISRAAEVTPAAAGSMIIVQSLVASPKASGAAYTVSPITWFRRLIVEAVPGLGDEFMSVGSPHDSFTFDLSLRLVERRVMRKASARRYVPGRGVVAIPMADPWTQSLSDEEAREVASYALRAEEAVGGPLELEWAYSSGPWALGARPLPRQKFMSM from the coding sequence ATGATGCCCCTGAGCGATGCCACCAGGTCAGGCGGCGTCAAGGCCTACAGGCTCAGGCTCCTCATCGACGCTGGCCTCAGGGTGCCCCCAGGGTTCGTCATGAGCGTCAGCGAGGTGACCCCGAGGGCCGTCGAGGAGGCCTGCTCCTCCTCTGGCTGCTCCTTCCCGGCGGCTGTGAGGATAAGCCCTCCCGAGGTGGGGCTGGCGGAGTTCGCCCTCTCTGCCATAGGCCTCAGGGTCGCGGAGGGGCCGGAGGACGTGCCATACCTGGCGACCTGGCTCATCTCAAGGGCCGCAGAGGTAACGCCGGCCGCCGCGGGGAGCATGATAATAGTCCAGAGCCTGGTGGCCTCCCCCAAGGCTTCTGGGGCGGCCTACACGGTCAGCCCGATAACCTGGTTCAGGAGGCTGATAGTTGAGGCGGTGCCGGGCCTCGGGGACGAGTTCATGAGCGTCGGCTCCCCGCACGACAGCTTCACCTTTGACCTCTCCCTGAGGCTTGTGGAGAGGAGGGTCATGAGGAAGGCCAGCGCGAGGCGGTACGTGCCAGGCAGGGGGGTCGTGGCCATCCCCATGGCCGACCCCTGGACGCAGTCCCTGAGCGACGAGGAGGCCAGGGAGGTAGCCTCGTATGCTTTGAGGGCTGAGGAGGCCGTCGGAGGGCCGTTGGAGCTCGAGTGGGCCTACAGCTCAGGCCCCTGGGCCCTGGGGGCCAGGCCGCTGCCCCGTCAGAAGTTTATGTCTATGTAG
- the hisS gene encoding histidine--tRNA ligase — MDLRPPRGFRDIPPDLAILRKELMGRVEAVYRRYGFDPLETPAVESWEVLAGKYGEEAEGRLIWRFKDPWSDREYALRYDLTVPLARYIASHPEIPMPFKRYQIAPVWRHDEPQRGRYREFYQADVDVVGSPYPEADAEIINVIVDALDALGVGSGFRVLINDRRILAGIFEEELSLKDPLAVYRIIDKLDKVGEEGVRAELERLLGAPAASKVMEVISIKGDVADSLDRLSREHGSNATLMKGVEHLRQVAQLVRRPQALEFSMSLVRGLDYYTGPILEVVLDRPRIGSVAGGGRYDNLISLFAKREVPATGASIGIDRLIDAGLEVGLFRADRRTYTQVMVVNVRPESYAYAWRVADVLRSWGFSVRVDLNRSGQDEQRRRALKLGVPVVAFVGPQEEASGSVTLYSPSKGERLTVRLEEARQALERLLS, encoded by the coding sequence TTGGACCTCAGGCCCCCGAGGGGCTTCAGGGACATACCGCCCGACCTAGCGATACTAAGGAAGGAGCTAATGGGCAGGGTGGAGGCCGTCTACAGGAGGTACGGCTTCGACCCGCTCGAGACCCCGGCCGTTGAGAGCTGGGAGGTCCTGGCGGGCAAGTACGGCGAGGAGGCGGAGGGCAGGCTCATATGGAGGTTCAAGGACCCCTGGAGCGACAGGGAGTACGCCCTCAGGTATGACCTCACGGTGCCCCTTGCTAGGTACATAGCGTCCCACCCGGAGATACCGATGCCGTTCAAGAGGTACCAGATAGCCCCAGTGTGGAGGCACGACGAGCCCCAGAGGGGCAGGTACAGGGAGTTCTACCAGGCAGACGTTGACGTGGTCGGGAGCCCCTACCCAGAGGCCGACGCCGAGATCATAAACGTCATAGTTGACGCCCTGGACGCCCTTGGGGTTGGGTCGGGCTTCAGGGTTCTCATAAACGACAGGAGGATACTGGCGGGCATATTCGAGGAGGAGCTCTCCCTTAAGGACCCGCTGGCCGTCTACAGGATTATAGACAAGCTCGACAAGGTGGGCGAGGAGGGGGTCAGGGCCGAGCTTGAGAGGCTCCTGGGCGCCCCGGCCGCCTCCAAGGTGATGGAGGTCATCTCAATTAAGGGCGACGTGGCGGACTCGCTGGACAGGCTCTCCAGGGAGCACGGCTCCAACGCCACGCTCATGAAGGGGGTGGAGCACCTGAGGCAGGTGGCCCAGCTGGTCAGGAGGCCCCAGGCCCTGGAGTTCAGCATGTCGCTCGTGAGGGGCCTTGACTACTACACCGGGCCGATACTTGAGGTCGTGCTTGACAGGCCCAGGATAGGCAGCGTGGCCGGGGGAGGCAGGTACGACAACCTGATATCTCTGTTCGCCAAGAGGGAGGTCCCTGCTACCGGCGCGAGCATAGGCATAGACAGGCTGATAGACGCTGGCCTGGAGGTCGGGCTCTTCAGGGCCGACAGGAGGACCTACACCCAGGTCATGGTTGTCAACGTGAGGCCCGAGAGCTACGCCTACGCCTGGAGGGTGGCGGACGTCCTCAGGTCCTGGGGCTTCAGCGTGAGGGTTGACCTCAACAGGTCGGGGCAGGACGAGCAGAGGAGGAGGGCGCTAAAGCTGGGCGTCCCTGTCGTGGCTTTCGTCGGCCCCCAGGAGGAGGCCTCCGGCTCGGTGACCCTGTACTCGCCATCCAAGGGCGAGAGGCTCACCGTAAGGCTTGAGGAGGCGAGGCAGGCCCTGGAGAGGCTGCTGAGCTGA
- a CDS encoding CBS domain-containing protein, which produces MSENVIEVASRPVLSVSSETSVKDAAEYMVSHNVRRLLVTEEGRAIGVFSAFHLIRMLATGTDPSSRPLSRAGLDVPVYVEPTTPVIEAAKVMASRDVTAVLVGPEGSPQGILTTHDVVSYLPYGAAGSASLHEALVPDYPVLDPGATLLEAASVISSRGTSGVLIVDGDSFLGIVTVRDVLQAYASAGGQAMSAKVEDLPMSPAAYIDEGATVGEAADVMESLGSDVAVVFCGPRPCGGIDDISLTRWLASRAKA; this is translated from the coding sequence GTGAGCGAGAACGTCATAGAGGTCGCCTCGAGGCCCGTGCTCTCGGTGTCCTCGGAGACCAGCGTGAAGGACGCGGCGGAGTACATGGTGTCCCACAACGTAAGGAGGCTCCTCGTCACGGAGGAGGGCAGGGCCATAGGCGTCTTCAGCGCCTTCCACCTGATAAGGATGCTGGCCACGGGCACTGACCCCTCCTCGAGGCCCCTGTCCAGGGCAGGCCTTGACGTGCCCGTCTACGTGGAGCCCACCACGCCCGTGATCGAGGCGGCGAAGGTTATGGCCTCAAGGGACGTCACGGCCGTGCTGGTGGGCCCCGAGGGCTCGCCCCAGGGAATACTGACGACCCACGACGTGGTCTCATACCTGCCCTACGGCGCCGCCGGGTCTGCCTCGCTCCACGAGGCGCTGGTCCCCGACTACCCCGTGCTCGACCCGGGGGCCACGCTGCTCGAGGCTGCCTCGGTGATAAGCTCCAGGGGGACGAGCGGCGTCCTAATTGTTGACGGCGACAGCTTCCTGGGAATAGTCACCGTGAGGGACGTGCTCCAGGCCTACGCCTCCGCCGGGGGCCAGGCCATGTCGGCCAAGGTGGAGGACCTGCCCATGTCGCCCGCGGCCTACATAGACGAGGGCGCCACGGTGGGCGAGGCAGCTGACGTGATGGAGTCCCTGGGCTCCGACGTGGCCGTCGTCTTCTGCGGCCCCAGGCCGTGCGGGGGCATAGACGACATAAGCCTGACCAGGTGGCTGGCCTCCAGGGCTAAGGCTTAA
- a CDS encoding alcohol dehydrogenase catalytic domain-containing protein gives MVLLKANLMKAFGVDSLSYVDFDDPRPGYGQVVVKVVEAGVNPVDYFVVSGMRRVEPMPHIPGAEFAGIVEEVGPGVKDFRPGDRVVVYPRVFCGRCDMCMGGHEHLCRFGGIVGMITHGGFAEKAVVNEANLFRLPDNVPWDLAASLPVAALTSFHALLEAGVGPGDVVAIVGASGNTGQFALQLAKIMGARVLAVSTKKWPLELGADAVAPVEQSYDALIKMTGGKLADVVIDAIGTPTLPVSMKLLDRRGRLAIFGALRGETVTFSVPELYNREVRVIGTTGGTRAEMAKLIDMASRGLLKVKVWRKLPMSQAKDALRLLFSRERDGRIMLVGEE, from the coding sequence GTGGTCCTGTTGAAGGCCAACCTGATGAAGGCCTTCGGCGTAGACTCGCTCAGCTACGTTGACTTCGACGACCCCAGGCCGGGCTACGGCCAGGTCGTGGTGAAGGTGGTCGAGGCCGGCGTCAACCCAGTTGACTACTTTGTCGTGAGCGGCATGAGGAGGGTTGAGCCCATGCCCCACATCCCTGGGGCCGAGTTCGCGGGCATCGTGGAGGAGGTGGGCCCCGGGGTAAAGGACTTCAGGCCGGGGGACAGGGTCGTCGTGTACCCCAGGGTCTTCTGCGGCAGGTGCGACATGTGCATGGGCGGCCACGAGCACCTCTGCAGGTTCGGCGGCATAGTTGGGATGATAACCCACGGGGGCTTCGCGGAGAAGGCAGTGGTTAACGAGGCCAACCTGTTCAGGCTGCCCGACAACGTGCCCTGGGACCTGGCCGCGTCGCTGCCGGTGGCGGCTCTAACCTCCTTCCACGCCCTCCTCGAGGCCGGCGTGGGGCCTGGCGACGTGGTGGCAATAGTGGGCGCCTCGGGCAACACCGGCCAGTTCGCCCTCCAGCTTGCAAAGATCATGGGCGCCAGGGTCCTGGCCGTGAGCACCAAGAAGTGGCCCCTGGAGCTCGGGGCCGACGCCGTGGCCCCGGTGGAGCAGAGCTACGACGCCCTCATCAAGATGACCGGCGGCAAGCTGGCTGATGTAGTGATAGACGCCATAGGCACCCCCACCCTGCCGGTGAGCATGAAGCTCCTGGACAGGAGGGGGAGGCTGGCCATATTCGGTGCCCTGAGGGGCGAGACCGTGACCTTCTCGGTGCCAGAGCTCTACAACAGGGAGGTGAGGGTCATAGGGACGACCGGGGGCACCAGGGCCGAGATGGCTAAGCTCATAGACATGGCCTCGAGAGGACTCCTGAAGGTCAAGGTCTGGAGGAAGCTGCCAATGTCGCAGGCCAAGGACGCTTTAAGGCTCCTCTTCTCGAGGGAGAGGGACGGAAGAATAATGCTGGTGGGTGAGGAGTGA
- a CDS encoding dihydropteroate synthase-like protein, with product MRFGIITSRPAEPVVREVLQEGGLKDFVIVALPVPAISLLTTTAIASVLSSRRDLLSGLSDVDVVVLPGTVRGDASEVAKVTGKPAFKGPRSLGELPVTLKYVSQGARLDTVKAADEVLGSLAPSISYEEAFRIGQVPVPRRGPPVLLFSEVDPRAQDFTATARRYAGEGAQVIVVGAEDGMSLGELRRRVREAKGLGLPVIAEAPSRAYAEEAIAAGADGLSVADYQVLELEDLLSKDLALLVGGDSLDRLRDVERELAGRAKLIVDPSLAVPPLGLSQSVERYLRASRELSSPLLFSAANVTEEVEADTAGVHAVLALMAVEVRASAYLVVEETYKSVHGTSEAREAIRLAESAYAARASERGMFSRLLVLKQDYPPPPQPQEEVSAEPVGYVEPQVSASEYVRVSADPARGVMRVTLYRDGRAVGSLEGSHALSLARALVRRFNVSAEHAAYIGYELSKAELSLKLGRTYVQDEPIIVTPWEKNGNSHC from the coding sequence TTGAGGTTCGGCATCATAACCAGCAGGCCCGCCGAGCCAGTGGTCAGGGAGGTGCTGCAGGAGGGGGGACTTAAGGACTTCGTCATAGTCGCGCTCCCGGTGCCCGCAATATCGCTCCTTACGACTACCGCCATAGCCTCGGTGCTCAGCTCCAGGAGGGACCTCCTCTCGGGCCTCTCGGACGTCGACGTGGTCGTGCTGCCTGGCACTGTGAGGGGGGACGCCTCCGAGGTCGCCAAGGTCACGGGGAAGCCCGCCTTCAAGGGCCCCAGGAGCCTCGGGGAGCTGCCGGTCACGCTGAAGTACGTGAGCCAGGGGGCCAGGCTTGACACCGTTAAGGCTGCCGACGAGGTGCTGGGCTCCCTGGCGCCCAGCATAAGCTACGAGGAGGCCTTCAGGATAGGCCAGGTCCCTGTGCCGAGGAGGGGGCCCCCAGTGCTGCTCTTCTCCGAGGTGGACCCCAGGGCCCAGGACTTCACGGCGACCGCGAGGAGGTACGCAGGCGAGGGAGCTCAGGTCATAGTGGTTGGGGCCGAGGACGGCATGAGCCTCGGGGAGCTTCGCCGCAGGGTCAGGGAGGCCAAGGGGCTCGGGCTCCCAGTTATAGCAGAGGCGCCATCGAGGGCCTACGCCGAGGAGGCCATAGCCGCCGGGGCCGACGGGCTCAGCGTGGCCGACTACCAGGTCCTCGAGCTCGAGGACCTGCTGTCCAAGGACCTGGCGCTCCTGGTGGGCGGTGACAGCCTAGACAGGCTCAGGGACGTTGAGAGGGAGCTGGCGGGGAGGGCGAAGCTCATAGTTGACCCCTCCCTGGCCGTTCCCCCGCTGGGCCTGTCGCAGAGCGTGGAGAGGTACCTCAGGGCCTCCAGGGAGCTGTCGTCGCCGCTCCTCTTCTCAGCGGCTAACGTCACCGAGGAGGTTGAGGCCGACACGGCGGGGGTGCACGCGGTCCTGGCCCTGATGGCCGTCGAGGTCAGGGCCTCCGCGTACCTTGTTGTTGAGGAGACCTACAAGTCAGTGCACGGCACCTCCGAGGCCAGGGAGGCCATAAGGCTGGCCGAGAGCGCCTACGCCGCCAGGGCCAGCGAGAGGGGCATGTTCAGCAGGCTCCTGGTGCTAAAGCAGGACTACCCGCCCCCTCCGCAGCCCCAGGAGGAGGTCAGCGCTGAGCCGGTGGGCTACGTGGAGCCGCAGGTCTCGGCCAGCGAGTACGTCAGGGTATCAGCCGACCCGGCGAGGGGGGTGATGAGGGTCACGCTCTACAGGGACGGCAGGGCCGTCGGGAGCCTCGAGGGGTCCCACGCGCTCAGCCTCGCCAGGGCCCTGGTCAGGAGGTTTAACGTGAGCGCGGAGCACGCGGCCTACATAGGCTACGAGCTCAGCAAGGCGGAGCTCTCGCTTAAGCTGGGCAGGACATACGTCCAGGACGAGCCCATCATAGTGACGCCCTGGGAGAAAAACGGGAACTCGCACTGCTGA
- a CDS encoding cytochrome b N-terminal domain-containing protein, producing MGSKQEPGERGSKFRDIFKDLSDIFHMFYIETVPSYGNSFWFQIGFYLLVLAIVLAVTGAIMMFFGPYWWNYSVAGMYVSQIHFWAAEILVTLLFVHMFVNFSTKAYEKRKDMWVLGTIMLLLVLIQYAFGIGLNNNIVAQYNDKSGAGLWNALGLGWFVNPENFGAVLGWHAIVVPGILMLLAGAHFMLAWRRGLSKPHRPEIRYSVVKADHRKMFIGAGVLVVIVIALGLILGPLWAYPFIPALDAQWAAQHYPDLFAATLLQEYNYTSGTATYQKFSIFGFINPYSFRWDNITYVNTREVYVVKPYEMLINSTDGTNYLAEFQAEPPSVQLEQLNAAYNYFSDNGSITAALHNTSNPIEVVAAQLTVMAQSGLYDGALSQETWDHSSLDQLYEIRLIADTGLMHTIEGFKYHLHEYFMGMTKFNVEPWQIGSYWLAPYDALEAWGDHIPWWHTLYNASIAMVFFLIVLFLPWIPGLRNLPDYLRLYKIFWNRYTIPEMRGQEARKGK from the coding sequence GTGGGAAGTAAACAGGAGCCTGGCGAGAGGGGCTCGAAGTTCAGGGACATATTCAAGGACCTGAGCGACATATTTCACATGTTCTACATAGAGACGGTGCCCTCGTATGGCAACAGCTTCTGGTTCCAGATAGGGTTCTACCTGCTGGTGCTTGCCATAGTGCTGGCCGTCACCGGCGCGATAATGATGTTCTTCGGCCCCTACTGGTGGAACTACAGCGTCGCGGGCATGTACGTTAGCCAGATACACTTCTGGGCCGCTGAAATACTGGTGACGTTGCTGTTCGTCCACATGTTCGTCAACTTCTCCACCAAGGCCTACGAGAAGAGGAAGGACATGTGGGTCCTCGGGACCATAATGCTGCTCCTGGTGCTCATACAGTACGCCTTCGGCATAGGGCTTAACAACAACATAGTGGCACAGTACAACGACAAAAGCGGCGCCGGCCTCTGGAACGCCCTCGGCCTCGGCTGGTTCGTCAACCCAGAGAACTTCGGGGCCGTCCTGGGCTGGCACGCCATAGTTGTGCCAGGCATACTCATGCTCCTGGCCGGGGCCCACTTCATGCTCGCCTGGAGGAGGGGGCTCAGCAAGCCGCACAGGCCGGAGATAAGGTACTCCGTGGTTAAGGCCGACCACAGGAAGATGTTCATAGGGGCGGGCGTCCTCGTGGTCATAGTTATAGCCCTTGGCCTCATACTTGGGCCCCTCTGGGCCTACCCGTTCATACCAGCCCTTGACGCCCAGTGGGCGGCCCAGCACTACCCGGACCTCTTCGCCGCCACGCTGCTGCAGGAGTACAACTACACCTCGGGGACCGCGACCTACCAGAAGTTCTCGATATTCGGCTTCATAAACCCGTACTCTTTCAGGTGGGACAACATAACCTACGTCAACACGAGGGAGGTCTACGTGGTGAAGCCCTACGAGATGCTCATAAACTCCACCGACGGAACCAACTACCTCGCCGAGTTCCAGGCCGAGCCGCCGTCAGTGCAGCTTGAGCAGCTCAACGCGGCCTACAACTACTTCAGTGACAACGGCTCCATAACCGCCGCCCTCCACAACACGTCAAACCCGATAGAGGTCGTGGCGGCCCAGCTGACCGTGATGGCCCAGTCTGGCCTCTACGACGGGGCCCTGAGCCAGGAGACCTGGGACCACAGCAGCCTGGACCAGCTGTATGAGATAAGGCTGATAGCCGACACGGGCCTCATGCACACCATAGAGGGCTTCAAGTACCACCTGCACGAGTACTTCATGGGAATGACGAAGTTCAACGTTGAGCCGTGGCAGATAGGCAGCTACTGGCTGGCCCCCTACGACGCCCTCGAGGCCTGGGGCGACCACATACCTTGGTGGCACACGCTCTACAACGCATCAATAGCCATGGTGTTCTTCCTCATAGTGCTGTTCCTGCCCTGGATACCCGGGCTGAGGAACCTGCCGGACTACCTGAGGCTCTACAAGATATTCTGGAACAGGTACACGATACCTGAGATGAGGGGGCAGGAGGCCAGGAAGGGCAAGTGA
- a CDS encoding vitamin K epoxide reductase family protein, with the protein MRQRTLAAALLLLAFSAVGLAAALEVYNSFYLHRSAPLACTYPVRVSGVAVNCLDVLSSGYSRVYSFSLDELAIAWFSADLALSALTIATGLPRALRVAQAAWRFLGVSFVPYLVYLELFRIHAICVYCTTMHVMLIANAVVAAAELKGSGPL; encoded by the coding sequence GTGAGGCAGAGGACCTTAGCCGCGGCCCTCCTCCTGCTGGCCTTCTCAGCCGTGGGCCTGGCGGCGGCCCTGGAGGTCTACAACAGCTTCTACCTCCACAGGTCGGCCCCGCTGGCCTGCACATACCCGGTCAGGGTCTCCGGCGTTGCAGTGAACTGCCTCGACGTGCTCTCGAGCGGCTACTCGAGGGTCTACAGCTTCAGCCTTGACGAGCTCGCGATAGCGTGGTTCTCGGCGGACCTGGCGCTCTCAGCATTGACAATAGCCACGGGGCTCCCGAGGGCCCTGAGGGTCGCCCAGGCGGCCTGGAGGTTCCTCGGCGTCTCCTTCGTGCCGTACCTGGTCTACCTTGAGCTCTTCAGGATACACGCCATCTGCGTCTACTGCACCACAATGCATGTGATGCTGATAGCCAACGCGGTAGTCGCGGCCGCAGAGCTTAAGGGCTCCGGGCCCCTCTAG
- a CDS encoding aminoacyl-tRNA deacylase has product MSTLACVDSPSDFIRRYGVDAKIVEFEESVETVEAAARAAGAPPSDIVKTLLLIVDGRPMAVLLPGDRKLDYRKLSELTKASKIRMASPDEIEELTGLMPGGLTPLSECIRGLKVIVDGSIASKERVWTGGGSMNALANVSVRDLLRALRPIVADVSQ; this is encoded by the coding sequence GTGAGCACCCTGGCCTGCGTGGACTCGCCCAGCGACTTCATAAGGAGGTACGGAGTTGACGCCAAGATTGTCGAGTTCGAGGAGAGCGTTGAGACTGTCGAGGCCGCGGCCAGGGCCGCGGGGGCGCCGCCGAGCGACATAGTGAAGACCCTGCTCCTCATAGTGGACGGGAGGCCCATGGCGGTCCTGCTGCCGGGGGACAGAAAGCTTGACTACAGGAAGCTCTCGGAGCTGACCAAGGCCTCGAAGATAAGGATGGCGTCGCCCGACGAGATAGAGGAGCTCACAGGCCTGATGCCAGGAGGGCTCACGCCGCTCTCGGAGTGCATAAGGGGCCTGAAGGTTATAGTGGACGGGAGCATAGCCTCCAAGGAGAGGGTCTGGACCGGGGGAGGCTCGATGAACGCCCTGGCCAACGTGTCAGTAAGAGATCTTTTAAGGGCGCTCAGGCCGATAGTCGCGGACGTCTCGCAGTGA
- a CDS encoding MoaD/ThiS family protein: MGKVRVKYLGFLADLAGTNEAQVEVNGEAKVEDIAPVIRKLRRSDYVLLVDGKGAEPDTPVRPGSTVVLLPETGGG; this comes from the coding sequence ATGGGCAAGGTCAGGGTCAAGTACCTGGGCTTCCTGGCCGACCTTGCCGGCACCAATGAGGCCCAAGTGGAGGTCAACGGCGAGGCCAAGGTAGAGGACATCGCCCCGGTCATAAGGAAGCTGAGGAGGTCCGACTACGTGCTCCTGGTGGACGGCAAGGGAGCTGAGCCCGACACCCCGGTCAGGCCGGGGAGCACGGTTGTGCTGCTGCCCGAGACCGGCGGCGGCTAG
- a CDS encoding creatininase family protein, whose product MYRLEELSSAQARELMSREDAIVIIPVGSVEQHCEGPLGTDLMIAQGVAEAACERVSGPCVLAPPIAYGFSAEWSLAPGTVSLSLQALQLLLRDVITSLVRSGARNVVIVNGHYGNSPAVEAALRDMMPSLPPEVAVVQVNYWEALELDVGHASDAEAEVMKALGYSVDFGRCECLQGSPRGAKVYVRPGEGPATLRSPARGLTRDFIGSAVAEAIEAALGAARGSRRPLP is encoded by the coding sequence TTGTACAGGCTCGAGGAGCTCAGCTCCGCCCAGGCCAGGGAGCTCATGTCAAGGGAGGACGCGATAGTTATCATACCGGTGGGCAGCGTTGAGCAGCACTGCGAGGGCCCCCTGGGCACAGACCTCATGATAGCCCAGGGCGTCGCGGAGGCGGCGTGCGAGAGGGTGAGCGGGCCCTGCGTCCTCGCTCCCCCCATAGCTTACGGCTTCTCCGCCGAGTGGTCCCTGGCCCCGGGCACGGTGTCCCTCTCGCTCCAGGCCCTCCAGCTGCTCCTCAGGGACGTCATAACGTCGCTGGTGAGGTCCGGGGCCAGAAACGTGGTCATAGTGAACGGTCACTACGGCAACTCCCCGGCGGTCGAGGCTGCCCTCAGGGACATGATGCCCTCCCTGCCGCCCGAGGTCGCGGTGGTGCAGGTCAACTACTGGGAGGCCCTGGAGCTCGACGTGGGCCATGCCAGCGACGCCGAGGCTGAGGTCATGAAGGCCCTGGGCTACAGCGTTGACTTCGGCAGGTGCGAGTGCCTCCAGGGCTCGCCGAGGGGCGCGAAGGTCTACGTGAGGCCGGGCGAGGGGCCCGCCACGCTTAGGTCCCCCGCCAGGGGGCTCACCAGGGACTTCATAGGGTCGGCCGTGGCTGAGGCCATAGAGGCCGCCCTGGGGGCAGCCAGGGGCTCAAGGAGGCCCCTGCCGTAG
- a CDS encoding 2,3-bisphosphoglycerate-dependent phosphoglycerate mutase, which translates to MPTLCLLRHGESLWNRENRFTGWVDVPLTDKGREEAIRAGLLLRGYRFDVAYTSRLERAIETLELVMLAMGYRVPVIKDEHLNERHYGDLQGLNKDEIAKTYGEEQVRLWRRSFRARPPNGESLEDTQRRTVPFFKNTILLDLVNGKNVLVVAHGNSLRSIIMYLEDVPEDKVPQLEIPTGQPIVYDVYWDQEAHMLKIRSKSVLR; encoded by the coding sequence GTGCCTACGTTGTGCCTGTTAAGGCATGGGGAGTCGCTGTGGAACAGGGAGAACAGGTTCACTGGCTGGGTTGACGTACCACTAACCGACAAGGGCAGGGAGGAGGCCATCAGGGCTGGGCTTCTTCTAAGAGGTTATAGGTTTGATGTGGCCTACACGAGCAGGTTGGAGAGAGCTATTGAGACCCTGGAGCTGGTGATGCTAGCCATGGGCTATCGCGTGCCAGTAATTAAAGACGAGCACTTAAATGAAAGACATTACGGAGACTTGCAAGGCCTAAACAAGGATGAGATAGCCAAGACATATGGAGAAGAGCAGGTCAGGCTATGGAGGAGGAGTTTCAGAGCAAGGCCTCCCAACGGGGAGAGCCTAGAGGACACTCAGAGGAGGACAGTGCCGTTCTTCAAGAATACTATACTGTTGGACCTTGTTAATGGCAAGAACGTCTTAGTGGTAGCGCACGGCAACAGCCTAAGGTCAATAATAATGTACCTTGAGGACGTACCTGAGGATAAAGTACCTCAGCTGGAGATACCAACAGGCCAACCCATAGTTTATGATGTCTACTGGGACCAAGAGGCCCATATGCTGAAGATAAGATCTAAGAGCGTTTTAAGGTAG
- a CDS encoding DUF973 family protein, producing MSQGYAKAAAEQLKEGSLWAFISLLLAAIGAGIPVVGFLVTGVGAYLFLTRSRGSLEASLRDLRSSGLSQYDGSGWVRYVPYALGAVALGELIMAAAALMALASIPGPGALIAVIVVRELGYAVAALGWVGVLLASIFPGLEVYDVGSRLNDDLLRVAGILIIVPFADVVGWIITFVEADPLAQRLGGGGQQPGPS from the coding sequence ATGAGCCAAGGTTACGCCAAGGCTGCCGCGGAGCAGCTGAAGGAGGGGTCCCTCTGGGCCTTCATATCCCTGCTGCTGGCTGCGATAGGGGCGGGGATCCCCGTCGTGGGCTTCCTCGTCACGGGCGTCGGGGCCTACCTCTTCCTGACAAGGTCCAGGGGGAGCCTCGAGGCCTCCCTGAGGGACCTCCGCTCCTCAGGCCTCAGCCAGTACGACGGCTCCGGCTGGGTCAGGTACGTTCCGTATGCCCTTGGGGCCGTGGCGCTCGGGGAGCTGATAATGGCGGCCGCCGCGCTGATGGCTTTGGCCTCCATCCCGGGGCCCGGCGCCCTGATAGCTGTAATCGTTGTCAGGGAGCTCGGCTATGCCGTGGCGGCCCTGGGCTGGGTCGGCGTGCTCCTGGCCTCCATATTCCCCGGCCTTGAGGTCTATGACGTCGGCAGCAGGCTCAACGACGACCTCCTGAGGGTGGCCGGGATATTGATAATAGTCCCCTTCGCGGACGTGGTGGGCTGGATAATTACCTTCGTGGAGGCCGACCCCCTTGCCCAGAGGCTCGGAGGGGGAGGCCAGCAGCCGGGGCCCTCGTGA